TTGCTGCAAAGACAAAGAATAACGCCATAAATGCCGGAGAAGCGAGTAATCTTGCTAAGGCAATGCGTGAGAGCGCCATTTCAGGCAATAAAGAAATGAGCGAAATGCTCACTTCAATGAAGGAAATAAACGAGTCGAGCCAGAATATTTCTAAGATTATTAAGGTTATTGACGATATAGCTTTCCAGACAAACCTTCTGTCGCTGAATGCGGCTGTTGAGGCTGCCCGCGCAGGTCAGCACGGCAAAGGCTTTGCTGTGGTAGCCGAAGAAGTACGCAATCTTGCGGTGCGCAGCGCTAATGCCGCCAAAGACACGACTGAACTTATTGAGGGTTCAATAAAGAGAGTGGAGAAGGGAACACAGATTGCTTCCGATACCGCAAAAACGCTCGGCGATATAGTCAGCAGTGTCGATAAAGTTGCTGGCCTTATAGAAAATATCGCGGCTGCATCGAATGAACAGGCAACAGGTATTACACAGATAAATCAAAGTTTGGAGCAGGTTTCTAAGGTGGTTCAGACCAACTCCGCAACGGCTGAACAGAGCGCGGCTGCCAGCCAGGAACTGTCAGGACAGGCCGGACTGCTGAAAGGCAATGTGGAAAAATTCAAACTAAAGGTCAAGGTTCCCCCAAAAGCCGAAAGTATACCAGTAAAAGCTGAAATACATGATGACATTGATGAAAAAATTGATGAAAAAAAGGATACATCGCTTAACAATGACTTCGGAAAGTATTAATCAAAATACGTATTTAGCAGAAAAATGGCCGGAGATATCTCCGGCCATTTTTCTGCTTGTGTAATGGCCTATGGCTTTAAAAAGTATTATAACCGGGCAGTTGCCTACTGCGGACAAAAGCTATATTTAAGATAACCGTTTACTATTGACAACTATGGTAGAATATATATAAAAATTGGAGACTCGAATTAATGCTTGACTAAGAAGCGGGTGGCAGCGCTTGCGGCCAAACAGTTAATGCGAGTGTGTCGGGGAGGATTTATGTATTCGCTTTTGCTTGCAATAATATATCTTGCATTTATCAGTCTCGGTTTGCCCGATTCGCTTCTCGGCTCTGCGTGGCCTGTTATGTATAGGCAGTTTGGCGTGCCGCTGTCATATGCCGGTATTATAACAATGATTATAGCCGGCGGAACAATCATTTCCAGCCTTATGTCCGACAGACTGACGAAAAGGTTCGGTGCTGGCCTTATAACTGCTGTCAGCGTTTTGATGACGGCAGCAGCTCTGTTTGGTTTTTCAATTTCAGGTTCAATAATAATGCTGTGCCTGTGGGCAGTACCATATGGGCTTGGCGCAGGCGCAGTTGACGCGGCCCTGAACAATTATGTCGCGCTGTACTACACTTCTAAGCACATGAACTGGCTGCACTGCTTTTGGGGCGTCGGAGCGGCTATAAGCCCTTACATTATGAGCTATTGCCTGATGAGCGGGGCAGGCTGGGCTGCCGGATACCGCTCGGTGGCGGGTATTCAGATTGTTTTGACGGCAATACTTTTTATCAGTCTCCCGCTTTGGAAAAAGCCATCAGCAGATAAGGGCCATACAAATTCGGGTGCAGTATCACTCAATCTGTTTCAAGCTTTGAAGATTCCGGGCGTTAAATTGGTGCTTGTTACTTTCTTCAGTTACTGTGCCGTTGAGACTACGACGGGTCTATGGGCAAGCAGCTATCTTGTCCAATACCGTGGGGTAAACACTGAAACTGCCGCAAGGTTTGCTTCATTGTTTTTCCTCGGCATAACTTTCGGGCGGTTTCTCTGCGGCTTTATTTCGGAAAGGATTGGCGATAAATGGCTTATCCGCTACGGGATAATCGTAATTATGGCCGGAATCTTGTTAGTTGGCCTTCCTGTCGGGACTGATGTTTTATCACTGTTTGGGCTTATTGTTATCGGGCTCGGCTGCGCTCCGGTTTATCCGGCTGTTATTCATTCAACGCCTTCCAATTTCGGCAGGGAAAATTCACAGGCAATTATCGGTATTCAAATGGCCAGTGCCTACACCGGCAGCACATTTATGCCTCCGCTCTTTGGACTGATTGCTGATAATGTGAGCATCGGAGCTTATCCTATTTTTCTTATGATTTTTGCGGCCCTTATGCTGCTGATGTCAGAACGGCTCAACATAACAGTTTCGAAAAAGAGTATTGCTCAAAGCGATAAAATTTAATTGAATCAAAAAAATATTTACTATAGTTTTTGAATATAAATAAACACTGGTTTTTAACATAAACAAATCAATTTGTGAAATATTTTAAATTAAAACAAAAGAGGGGAATTTATATGGAAAACTTCACCTTCTATGCACCGACATATTTCAGCTTTGGCAAAGGCAGTGAAAAAGATATCGGCGCCCTTGTCAAACGTTTTGGCGGCAAAAAGGTTCTTGTCCATTACGGCGGCGGCTCTGTTAAGCGAAACGGCATATTTGATAAGGTTATTGCCTCGCTTAATGAAAGCAACATTCCGTATGTGGAGCTGGGCGGTGTGCGCCCAAACCCGAGAAGCGGCCTTG
This DNA window, taken from [Clostridium] cellulosi, encodes the following:
- a CDS encoding transporter, putative fucose permease (High confidence in function and specificity); translated protein: MYSLLLAIIYLAFISLGLPDSLLGSAWPVMYRQFGVPLSYAGIITMIIAGGTIISSLMSDRLTKRFGAGLITAVSVLMTAAALFGFSISGSIIMLCLWAVPYGLGAGAVDAALNNYVALYYTSKHMNWLHCFWGVGAAISPYIMSYCLMSGAGWAAGYRSVAGIQIVLTAILFISLPLWKKPSADKGHTNSGAVSLNLFQALKIPGVKLVLVTFFSYCAVETTTGLWASSYLVQYRGVNTETAARFASLFFLGITFGRFLCGFISERIGDKWLIRYGIIVIMAGILLVGLPVGTDVLSLFGLIVIGLGCAPVYPAVIHSTPSNFGRENSQAIIGIQMASAYTGSTFMPPLFGLIADNVSIGAYPIFLMIFAALMLLMSERLNITVSKKSIAQSDKI